The DNA sequence TTGCAGGACGAGGAACAAAACTGTTGCCCATAACTCACCTCAATTAACGAAATCATGCTTTTTCACTCGACATAAGAGATTGTCTCTGAAGTTGTTAAGACTATTAAAATGATAATTAACTGTCAAGATTCCATTTTGCGTCTTTTTGTGGTTAATTTTCGTTTGACTTTTCTTCAAAAATATGTTAAAATTCCCGCCAGTTTGTCAGTAGACGAACACATATCGCCCAGCAGGGCAAGTCTTCAGGGTTAGCAAACCCAATTTCCCTTAAATCGTAAATAGTAAATCATAAATAATAAATGGGGTTACTAATGCCATCCGGCTAAAATCTTGTTCGCCTAAGGCGGTTCAAACAAACATTTGTAAATCATAAATAATAAATTTTTCTTCGTAGCGTTAGCGAAGAAGAAAGCAGAGGTTGTCTGCCTTGAGTGGAAAAATCAATCAAAATGAAGTTAATTATGCAAAACGAACCCAATTTCCAAAACCCCCAAAATGATTATAACTCTATTGGCAGCAATAACTAACAACTACAAACTACGAACTATGAACTCGCAAAAACAAACCCAAACAAAGCCAATTTTACCCGCCCCTTTGGTGGGTAAAATTGCCCTGAGCGAAGTCGAAGGGCCTGTAGCGACTAATTTGTCCCGAGCGCAGTCGAGGGATCTATCAAAACAACTGTCCGCCATCGGCGGGACAAAATGCCGTTTTCAAGGATTAGAAAGTTTTGGTGTGGATAATCTTTCGAGGGCTTGTTTGGCATGTATGTTTTGCGGGTCCAGGGAGAGGACTTTTCGATAGGTCGTGACAGCATCATCAGTTTTGCCTTGCTTTTCAAAACATACCGCCAGGTTGCAGTATATGCCGGCATCGTTGGGCGAGATTCGCAGGGCCTTGTTATAGCTAATGACAGCTTCCTGAAACTTTCCCAAGCCGGCAAGGGCATTAGCCAGATTGTTCAGCGTCTCGGCGTCCTCTTTTAAGCTAAGCGATATCTCGTAATGCTCAACAGCCTGGCTTAATTGGCCCTGCATGACAAAGGCGTTGCCGATGTTGTTTTGCGATGCGGAATCGTTCGGGTCAAGCTCGATGGATTTGAGATAGTACTGCATCGCTTCCGGTATGCGTTTGAGGAAGAAGAAAGCGGTGCCGAGCTTATCATAAGCGGTTGCACTATCAGGGGCGATTTCGATAGCTTTGCGGTAAAGCTCAATAGCATCGTTGCTCTTTCCCTGTTTGAAAAGGGCCTCGCCGAGGCCTTCGTATAGAGAGGCATTATTCGGGTCGAATTTGAGAGCGGTGCGGTAGTGCTCGACGGCGTCATTGAGACTGCCTGCCTTTACCAACAGTATGGCCAGATTCTGGTGAGCCTCGACGTAGTCGTTTCTTAGAGTAACGGCCCTGGAATAAGCGTCGACGGCTTCGGCGGTATGGCCGTGCTTATCGAGTGAGTCCGCCAGGCCATAATATAATTCCGGTTCGTAGTCGAGCTGCTCGGCGTAGAAGGGGCCGGCGAGGCTGGTTGATATCGCGACGGTCAAGACGATAGCCAGAGCGGCAGTTAATTTTGTCCAATTTCGGAACTGAAAGAGGCGCCATATAGCGGCGCAGCCCGCGGCGGCGAGGACTGCTATGAGGGGGATTGCCGGGGTGCGGTAGCGCGAGGTGACAAAGACTAATATTACAGAGGCTGGGTAAAGAATGAGGAACAGCCATACCGGCGCGGGGACTTTCCGCCAATTGAAAATCAATCCAATGACAGCGAGGGGCAAGAGGACGCCGAAGGGGAAACCAAATTTGCCCGATTTCCAGAGGCCGATATTCAGGAGCGGGGACCATTTTCTGAAAAGGTAGATATCGAAATTTCGGGGCGTCTCACGGGAGCTTAAGAACTGGGCTGATTTGTAGAACAAGCCTTTGAGGAAACCTGCCGGCTGAGTGCGTATGTAGTTGAGAAGTTTATCGGAGAAGAATTTCTCGTCTTCGAACCTGTTTTTTGCGCCGTGTTCGGCGGGCAGTTTTGTAAGTTTTTCCCAGGCCAGTCCGGGCCTGATATTGATAGTTTCTTTATAGTCAGGATTATTGCCGATATAAAGATTGATACCGCCAGAAAAGGGGAGGAAGCTTGCCTTGCCAACGGTGCGGTAACTTAAGAAAGCCACCGGGGCGGCGATTGTAAAGAAACCGGCGAGCAGGAGCGAGAGACAGGGGACAATCTTTTTCGGATTTGTGCGGCGGCGAATCCAGACGAGCAGCAGCCAAATAAACGCTGCCGCAGAGAACGGGAGAAACTCGGGTCTTGTGATAATACTAAGGGCCGCGAATAATCCCAGAGCGAAACAGGAACGGAGAGTTGGTTTTTCGGCGGTTTTAATCAGGGCGAGCATCAGAGTCAGTACCCAGAACGCAGACCAGCCGGCCGCTAAAAGCTCACCATCGTAAAAGACGAGGGGCATATATAAGGCCACAAAAACGCCTGACAATACACCAACAGATTTATCGAAAAGCTTTTTGCCGAGGAAATACGCGAGGACGGATGTCAGTGAGCCAAGAAGCGCCTGAACAATCTTTACGGCGAGGATTGACGAATTTGTCAATTTGTAAATCAATGCGAGGAAGAGAGGATAAAACGGGGGCTGCCAGAAGAACTCCTGCGTCAGCGAACCGGTTTTAGTCAGGCCTGCGGCCATCTGGTCATACGTGAGCGAATCCACTATAGGCGCGGAGAAAGTCGGATTGTCGCTGCTGTCATAGAGGTAAACTGCCCTGACAAGAGCCGCCAAGAGGAATATCTTCAGAGCGACTTTAAATTCCCGCGACGATATGATTTTCCCGTGCGGTTTGCTTGTATGTTTTTTAGATATTTTGCTCATATTATTATGTTAGCATTCCAAACATTCGGGCACAAGATTTGTGAGGCGAAGAAATATACAGCAAATCCTTTCAGCCCGCTATGTTCGCAAGGCAAGTTTTCGCATTTCTTTTCAAGCAATCGAGAGGCAAACGGTTAAGAGGTGAGCCGGCGAATTTAGTCTCAAAGTCATCTTCGCTCATATTCAAAATAACATTTAGATTAAGTTTGGCCCTGTCAGGATAGAACTTGAATTGCTTATTTTTGCATACGGGTGCGCCGGCGTTGTAGGGACAGGCGAGGACACATTCATCACAGCCGAAGAGGCGAGCGCCGATTTTTGGTGCTAAATCGGCGGGGAACCGGTCTTTGTATTCGATTGTCAGGTAGCTGATACACTTATTGGCGTCAAAGCGGCCATCGGGGGTCAAAGCACCTGTCGGGCAGGCAGTCAGGCACTTGCTGCAGTTCGAGCAAGAGGATTTAACAGGCTTGTCGGCCGGCAGTTTGAGATTTGTCACTATTTCAGCGAGGAAAAGCTGGGGGCCGAGCCGCGGATTTATGAGCATACGATTTTTGCCGA is a window from the Phycisphaerae bacterium genome containing:
- a CDS encoding tetratricopeptide repeat protein → MSKISKKHTSKPHGKIISSREFKVALKIFLLAALVRAVYLYDSSDNPTFSAPIVDSLTYDQMAAGLTKTGSLTQEFFWQPPFYPLFLALIYKLTNSSILAVKIVQALLGSLTSVLAYFLGKKLFDKSVGVLSGVFVALYMPLVFYDGELLAAGWSAFWVLTLMLALIKTAEKPTLRSCFALGLFAALSIITRPEFLPFSAAAFIWLLLVWIRRRTNPKKIVPCLSLLLAGFFTIAAPVAFLSYRTVGKASFLPFSGGINLYIGNNPDYKETINIRPGLAWEKLTKLPAEHGAKNRFEDEKFFSDKLLNYIRTQPAGFLKGLFYKSAQFLSSRETPRNFDIYLFRKWSPLLNIGLWKSGKFGFPFGVLLPLAVIGLIFNWRKVPAPVWLFLILYPASVILVFVTSRYRTPAIPLIAVLAAAGCAAIWRLFQFRNWTKLTAALAIVLTVAISTSLAGPFYAEQLDYEPELYYGLADSLDKHGHTAEAVDAYSRAVTLRNDYVEAHQNLAILLVKAGSLNDAVEHYRTALKFDPNNASLYEGLGEALFKQGKSNDAIELYRKAIEIAPDSATAYDKLGTAFFFLKRIPEAMQYYLKSIELDPNDSASQNNIGNAFVMQGQLSQAVEHYEISLSLKEDAETLNNLANALAGLGKFQEAVISYNKALRISPNDAGIYCNLAVCFEKQGKTDDAVTTYRKVLSLDPQNIHAKQALERLSTPKLSNP
- the queG gene encoding tRNA epoxyqueuosine(34) reductase QueG; translation: MGLAEDIKQKAFQSGFDLAGITDASPLDSDQFKSLTDWLASGCAGRMDYMRNNLDKRTNPAKLLKNAQSIICLGLNYNAPKTQNEITDPSVPMGTIANYARYEDYHPFIKKQLRKLTDFISSVAGAGFSFKICVDSAPLAERTFAARAGLGFIGKNRMLINPRLGPQLFLAEIVTNLKLPADKPVKSSCSNCSKCLTACPTGALTPDGRFDANKCISYLTIEYKDRFPADLAPKIGARLFGCDECVLACPYNAGAPVCKNKQFKFYPDRAKLNLNVILNMSEDDFETKFAGSPLNRLPLDCLKRNAKTCLANIAG